TTTTCGGCCAGGATCCATCACAGAATATTGCTTATTATGTAAAGACAATGGCTAACAATACTTTGACATGGGGGAAATCGGAACAGACCAACTTTGGGGTGGATGCTTCCTTTTTCCATAACAGACTTTCTATGCAATTTGATTACTTCGTGAAGAAGTCAACTGATCAAATCTTCAATGTCAACCTTCAAAGTACGGCAACCTATATAGATCGATATGTAAATGCAGGATTATTTGAGGATAAAGGATATGAATTGGGAATTAATTTTAATGGTAAAAATACCGGAGATTTTACTTATTCAGTTGGAGTAACATTGAGTCAACTAAAAAATACGGTGAAGCAATTAGCTGATGTAGATGAGATCTTTATCAATAGTAATAACGTACGTGGAGTTTTGAAACCTACCCGTGTAAAAGTGGGAGAGTCTCTTTATTCTTATTATGGTTATAAAACCGATGGAATCTTCCAAAATCAGGCAGAAATCAACAATTATAAAGATGCTAATGGAAATCTTATTCAGCCTAATGCCAAGCCTGGAGATATTAAATTCCTGAAGAAGGAAGGCAATACAGGAGCATTGAATAACAATGATTTTGTAAACCTTGGAAATCCATATCCTAAGTTCTCTTACGGGTTATCTTACAACATGACCTGGAAGAACTTTGATCTTAACTTATTCTTCCAGGGTGTATATGGAAACAAAATATTTAACGGTTTGAAATTTATTTCATTAAACCCAGGCGGAACCGGACAGAACTATAATATGGACAGAGATATTCTGAATGCATGGACTCCTCAGAATACCAATACCAATATTCCAAGAGTGGTACAGGGTGATCCGAGTGGTAATTACTCTAAAGTATCTGATTTCTATGTAGAAGACGGTTCTTATTTAAGACTTAAAAACCTTACAGTTGGATACTCGCTACCAAGAGAGCTTTACAAAAAACTTGATGTGAATAAAATCAGAGTGTATGTGACAAGTAATAACCTGTTTACCATTACTAAATATACAGGCTTTGATCCTGAAGTTGGAATGGAAAGCTATGGTGTAGATACCGGAAGATATCCTCAGGCCCGTTCATTTATTTTCGGACTGGAAGTCGGGTTTTAATCTAACAACAATTTAAAAGTAAAAAGATGAAGATTTTCAATACAGTAATTTTATTAACAGGGCTTTCTGCAGCAGTATTGTCTTGTACCAATGAACTGAATATAGAGCCGGAAGGAACTCCCACAGAAGCCAATTTCTGGAAAAGCGAAAATGACCTGATTACGGGAGCTAATGCTATGTATAAGCCGCTTTCCGACAGTGAATTTTATGGAAGAGGTTTTTTCTGGTTCATCAATGCCAGTGACGATATGGTAACAGGAAGATCGAAGAGTGAGGCTGATAATGCGAAGAATTTTAGCAGCAATTATATCGCAGCCGGAGATCTGGAGACCCAATGGAACAAAAGATATACGGTAATTGGTGTTGCCAATCGTGTGATCCGTAATGTTGATAATATTCAGGCTTCACAGGCGGTTAAAAACAAATATTTGGGTGAAGCATTGTTCATGAGCAGCAGAATGTATTTTGAAATGGCTTACAGCTATGGAAATGAAAAAGCAGGTGTTCCTATCATAGACCGTACAAAAGAACCGGATCCCAACCCAATTCCAAGGGCTGCTAATGTAATGGAAAACTACAATTATATTGTAAACGATCTGAAAAAAGCAGCAGAATTATTGCCTAGCCAGGAAGAACTTCCAGCCAAAGATTACGGAAGACCCCATAAAGCGGCAGCATGGGCATTACTCGCAAAAGTGTATCTGTTTATGAAGGATTGGAAGAATGCAGAATATTGGGCTAATGAAGTAATGACCAAAGGAAATAGAAATCTGCTAAATAATTTTGGTGATGTTTTTAAAGCTGAAAACAACTACAGTTCAGAATATATCTGGTCAGTACCGAGTACTACTAAATTTAATGGAGTAGGAAGTATTCTTCCGGGAGTAATGCTAGAAAACAAAGGTTGGGGTAAATATAACGGTTGGGGATATTTCCAGCCTACAAAAGAATTGTATGATGAATACGAAACCGGAGACCTTAGAAGAAGTGTAACCATTCTTAAAGAAGGAGACCAGTTTACCTTTGATGGAGCAGTAAGAACCTATGCTACATCAAACTCCCTTACGAAAGCTCAGTTTAACAAATATATGGATGCTTTCAAATATCCATTTAAAGATGGGCATGTAAATGCTAATGGAGATTACCCTTGTACAGATTTTGCCGTACCTATTATGCGTTATGCTGAGGTCATCCTTATCAAAGCAGAAGCATTATTGATGCAAAGCAAACCTGCAGATCAGGAAATCAATATGATCAGAAAACGTGCTGGTCTTACTGCCAAAAGTGGTTGTACTATGGTTGATCTGAAACATGAAAGACGTTGCGAGCTTGCGGGTGAGTGGGCAGACAGACACAGAGACCTTGTACGTTGGGGTGATGCACAGGCAACCTATGCTAAACCACTTCATGGAATGGATGGAAAAGAAGCTTGGGCTGCCAGAAACTTCAATCCTGCTATCCATAATGTTTGGGCTGTTCCACAGGTTGAAATCGTAAATAGCCACGGTGTTATTAAACAAAACGAAGGTTGGTAAAATTTTAGTCATGTATATTATCACTATATCATTGCAGAAATTCTGTGATGATATAGTCTTTTTAAAAGGTCTTATGAAACTATCAAAAATATTGGGCTTGCTGGCCCTTGCCATTTTTTCTGAAAATCAGGCACAGAACTATTTGAATTATAACGTAGGGAATGCTCATTCTCACAATGATTATATGCAGGAAATCCCTTTTTGGCAGGCTTATTATGCCAATTTTGGTTCCATTGAAGCAGATGTTTTTTTGGTAAAAGGTAAACTTTGGGTAGCCCATACA
This is a stretch of genomic DNA from Chryseobacterium tructae. It encodes these proteins:
- a CDS encoding RagB/SusD family nutrient uptake outer membrane protein — protein: MKIFNTVILLTGLSAAVLSCTNELNIEPEGTPTEANFWKSENDLITGANAMYKPLSDSEFYGRGFFWFINASDDMVTGRSKSEADNAKNFSSNYIAAGDLETQWNKRYTVIGVANRVIRNVDNIQASQAVKNKYLGEALFMSSRMYFEMAYSYGNEKAGVPIIDRTKEPDPNPIPRAANVMENYNYIVNDLKKAAELLPSQEELPAKDYGRPHKAAAWALLAKVYLFMKDWKNAEYWANEVMTKGNRNLLNNFGDVFKAENNYSSEYIWSVPSTTKFNGVGSILPGVMLENKGWGKYNGWGYFQPTKELYDEYETGDLRRSVTILKEGDQFTFDGAVRTYATSNSLTKAQFNKYMDAFKYPFKDGHVNANGDYPCTDFAVPIMRYAEVILIKAEALLMQSKPADQEINMIRKRAGLTAKSGCTMVDLKHERRCELAGEWADRHRDLVRWGDAQATYAKPLHGMDGKEAWAARNFNPAIHNVWAVPQVEIVNSHGVIKQNEGW